The following proteins are co-located in the Acropora palmata chromosome 11, jaAcrPala1.3, whole genome shotgun sequence genome:
- the LOC141858926 gene encoding uncharacterized protein LOC141858926, with translation MSDKDGHDRVYRAIKYHDKNLKIAKENGDWAGEGGAYGNLGIAYKSLGDYQKAIEYHEKHLKIAKEIGDRAGEGGAYGNLGNAYQSLGDYQKAIEYHEKHLKIAKEIGDRAGEGRAYGNLGNAYDLLGDYQKAIEYHGKDLKIAKEIGDRAGEGRAYGNLGNAYQSLGDYQKAIEYHEKHLKIAKEIGDRAGEGGAYGNLGNAYQSLGDYQKAIEYHEKDLKIAKEIGDRAGEGQAYGNLGNAYVSLGDYQKAIEYHEKHFKIAKEIGDRAGEGRAYGNLGNAYQSLGDYQKAIEYHEKHLKIAKEIGYRAGEGRAYINLGNAYQSLGDYQKAIEYHEKHLKIAKEIGDRAREGGAYGNLGISYQSLGDYQKAIEYHEKHLKIAKENGDWAGEGGANGNLGISYRSLGDYQKAIEYHEKDLKIAKEIGDRAGEGQAYGNLGNAYVSLGDYQKAIEYHEKHFKIAKEIGDRAGEGGAYGNLGNAYQSLGDYQKAIEYHEKHLKIAKENGDWAGEGGANGNLGISYRSLGDYQKAIEYHKKHLKIAKEIGDRAGEGRAYGNLGNAYQSLGDYQKAIEYHEKDLKIAKEIGDRAGEGQAYGNLGNAYVSLGDYQKAIEYHEKHLKIAKEIGDRAGEGGAYGNLGNAYVSLGDYQKAIEYHEKHLKIAKENGDWAGEGGANGNLGISYRSLGDYQKAIEYHKKHLKIAKEIGDRAGEGRAYGNLGNAYQSLGDYQKAIEYHEKDLKIAKEIGDRAGEGGAYGNLGNAYQSLGDYQKAIEYHEKHLKIAKEIGDRAGEGGAYGNLGNAYQSLGDYQKAIEYHEKHLKIAKEIGDRAGEGRAYGNLGNAYQSLGDYQKAIEYHEKHLKIAKEIGDRTGEGRAYGNLGISYQSLGDYQKAIEYHEKRLKIAKEIGDRAEEGQAYGNLGNAYVSLGDYQKAIEYHEKDLKIAKEIGDRAGEGQAYGNLGNAYVSLGDYQKAIEYHEKDLKIAKEIGDRAGEGGAYGNLGISYRSLGDYQKAIEYHEKRLKIAKEIGDRAEEGGAYGNLGNACQSLGDYQKAIEYHEKRLKIAKEIGDRVGEGRAYGNLGNAYQSLGYYQKAIEYHEKHLKIAKEIGDRAGEGRAYGGLGNAYMSLGDYQKAIEYHEKHLKIAKEIGDRAGEGGAYGNLGNPYMSLGDYQKAVEYHEKGLKIAKEIGHRAGEGGAYGNLGISYQSLGDYQKAIEYHEKGLKIAKEIGDRAGEGRAYGNLGNAYQSLGDYQKAIEYHEKDLKIAKEIGDRAGEGGAYGNLGNAYQSLGDYQKAIEYHEKHLKIAKEMGDRAGEGNSFHNIGAGFFSLGHFGNAADNFGSAVDAFNGVRACLKSKDDWKINFRELYETTNTFLWKSLLRLEKLDEALFAAERGRAQTLTDNLLIQYKLPASKLAATIHLKEIVSRFFTELSSPTLFLAIERLTINIWLLRRGKKVTFRKGKLEGDRTDKFPVRALLQSCLEKIGTDVRVRCEDRSFDELTRDCPFSREVCEEVKKSFQSLDNPFKVFYDGIIGPIVDMLGPQDDEMVIVPDGALCFTPWAAVNESIRIRTVPSLTSYQLILNVPEGHHKKTGALLVGNPCLKDLKGVWHDLPCAQKEVESIASILNTTPLVGRQATKAEVMKQMSSVGLIHIAAHGDELTGEIALSPNPGWTSQFPQKKDFILKMSDVQAANLRARLVVLSCCHSGRGRILKGEGVVGIARAFLAAGARSVLVALWAIDDEATMVFMKSFYRHLKEGKPASVAVHQSIKCLRESKEFSEMRHWAPFQLIGDDVKIEFKVDDDVKE, from the coding sequence atgagtGACAAAGACGGACATGATAGGGTCTACAGagccattaagtatcatgacaaaaatttgaaaattgcaaaagaaaacggtgattgggccggagaaggaggagcttatggaaatctcggtattgcttacaagtcactgggtgactatcaaaaagccatcgagtatcatgaaaaacatttgaaaattgcaaaagaaatcggtgatcgggccggagaaggaggagcttatggaaatctcggtaatgcttaccagtcactgggtgactatcaaaaagccatcgagtatcatgaaaaacatttgaaaattgcaaaagaaataggtgatcgggccggagaaggacgagcttatggaaatctcggtaatgcttacgacttactgggtgactatcaaaaagccatcgagtatcatggaaaagatttgaaaattgcaaaagaaatcggtgatcgggccggagaaggacgagcttatggaaatctcggtaatgcttaccagtcactgggtgactatcaaaaagccatcgagtatcatgaaaaacatttgaaaattgcaaaagaaatcggtgatcgggccggagaaggaggagcttatggaaatctcggtaatgcttaccagtcactgggtgactatcaaaaagccatcgagtatcatgaaaaagatttgaaaattgcaaaagaaatcggtgatcgggccggagaaggacaagcttatggaaatctcggtaatgcttacgtctcactgggtgactatcaaaaagccattgagtatcatgaaaaacatttcaaaattgcaaaagaaatcggtgatcgggccggagaaggacgagcttatggaaatctcggtaatgcttaccagtcactgggtgactatcaaaaagccatcgagtatcatgaaaaacatttgaaaattgcaaaagaaatcggttatcgggccggagaaggacgagcttatataaatctcggtaatgcttaccagtcactgggtgactatcaaaaagccatcgagtatcatgaaaaacatttaaaaattgcaaaagaaatcggtgatcgggccagagaaggaggagcctatggaaatctcggtatttcttaccagtcactgggtgactatcaaaaagccatcgagtatcatgaaaaacatttgaaaattgcaaaagaaaacggtgattgggccggagaaggaggagctaatggaaatctcggtatttctTACCGGTCATTGGgcgactatcaaaaagccatcgagtatcatgaaaaagatttgaaaattgcaaaagaaatcggtgatcgggccggagaaggacaagcttatggaaatctcggtaatgcttacgtctcactgggtgactatcaaaaagccattgagtatcatgaaaaacatttcaaaattgcaaaagaaatcggtgatcgggccggagaaggaggagcttatggaaatctcggtaatgcttaccagtcactgggtgactatcaaaaagccatcgagtatcatgaaaaacatttgaaaattgcaaaagaaaacggtgattgggccggagaaggaggagctaatggaaatctcggtatttctTACCGGTCATTGGgcgactatcaaaaagccatcgagtatcataaaaaacatttaaaaattgcaaaagaaatcggtgatcgggccggagaaggacgagcttatggaaatctcggtaatgcttaccagtcactgggtgactatcaaaaagccatcgagtatcatgaaaaagatttgaaaattgcaaaagaaatcggtgatcgggccggagaaggacaagcttatggaaatctcggtaatgcttacgtctcactgggtgactatcaaaaagccatcgagtatcatgaaaaacatttgaaaattgcaaaagaaatcggtgatcgggccggagaaggaggagcttatggaaatctcggtaatgcttacgtctcactgggtgactatcaaaaagccatcgagtatcatgaaaaacatttgaaaattgcaaaagaaaacggtgattgggccggagaaggaggagctaatggaaatctcggtatttctTACCGGTCATTGGgcgactatcaaaaagccattgagtatcataaaaaacatttaaaaattgcaaaagaaatcggtgatcgggccggagaaggacgagcttatggaaatctcggtaatgcttaccagtcactgggtgactatcaaaaagccatcgagtatcatgaaaaagatttgaaaattgcaaaagaaatcggtgatcgggccggagaaggaggagcttatggaaatctcggtaatgcttaccagtcactgggtgactatcaaaaagccatcgagtatcatgaaaaacatttgaaaattgcaaaagaaatcggtgatcgggccggagaaggaggagcttatggaaatctcggtaatgcttaccagtcactgggtgactatcaaaaagccatcgagtatcatgaaaaacatttaaaaattgcaaaagaaatcggtgatcgggccggagaaggacgagcttatggaaatctcggtaatgcttaccagtcactgggtgactatcaaaaagccatcgagtatcatgaaaaacatttgaaaattgcaaaagaaatcggtgatcggaccggagaaggacgagcctatggaaatctcggtatttcttaccagtcactgggtgactatcaaaaagccatcgagtatcatgaaaaacgtttgaaaattgcaaaagaaatcggcgATCGGGCCGAAGAAGGAcaagcttatggaaatctcggtaatgcttacgtctcactgggtgactatcaaaaagccattgagtatcatgaaaaagatttgaaaattgcaaaagaaatcggtgatcgggccggagaaggacaagcttatggaaatctcggtaatgcttacgtctcactgggtgactatcaaaaagccattgagtatcatgaaaaagatttgaaaattgcaaaagaaatcggtgatcgggccggagaaggaggagcctatggaaatctcggtatttcttaccggtcactgggtgactatcaaaaagccatcgagtatcatgaaaaacgtttgaaaattgcaaaagaaatcggcgATCGGGCCgaagaaggaggagcttatggaaatctcggtaatgcttgccagtcactgggtgactatcaaaaagccatcgagtatcatgaaaaacgtttgaaaattgcaaaagaaatcggcgatcgggtcggagaaggacgagcttatggaaatctcggtaatgcttaccagtcactgggttactatcaaaaagccatcgagtatcatgaaaaacatttgaaaattgcaaaagaaatcggtgatcgggccggagaaggacgagcttatggaggtctcggtaatgcttacatgtcactgggtgactatcaaaaagccatcgagtatcatgaaaaacatttgaaaattgcaaaagaaatcggtgatcgggccggagaaggaggagcttatggaaatctcggtaatccTTACatgtcactgggtgactatcaaaaagccgtcgagtatcatgaaaaaggtttgaaaattgcaaaagaaatcggtcatcgggccggagaaggaggagcttatggaaatctcggtatttcttaccagtcactgggtgactatcaaaaagccatcgagtatcatgaaaaaggtttgaaaattgctaaagaaatcggtgatcgggccggagaaggacgagcttatggaaatctcggtaatgcttaccagtcactgggtgactatcaaaaagccatcgagtatcatgaaaaagatttgaaaattgcaaaagaaatcggtgatcgggccggagaaggaggagcttatggaaatctcggtaatgcttaccagtcactgggtgactatcaaaaagccatcgagtatcatgaaaaacatttaaaaattgcaaaagaaatgggtgatcgggccggagaaggaaatTCTTTTCACAACATTGGAGCTGGATTCTTTTCTCTTGGACATTTTGGAAACGCGGCAGATAATTTTGGTTCCGCTGTGGACGCCTTTAATGGTGTGAGAGCTTGCTTGAAGTCTAAAGatgattggaaaataaactttcgtgAGCTGTACGAGACGACGAACACGTTCTTATGGAAGTCGTTGCTAAGACTTGAAAAGTTGGATGAGGCTTTGTTTGCGGCTGAAAGGGGACGAGCGCAGACTTTGACTGATAATTTGCTGATTCAATATAAACTCCCTGCATCCAAGCTAGCAGCTACAATTCACCTCAAAGAGATAGTATCTCGCTTCTTCACAGAGCTTTCTTCACCAACACTTTTCCTAGCAATTGAAAGACTAACGATCAATATCTGGCTTCTAAGGAGGGGAAAGAAAGTTACATTTCGGAAAGGGAAGCTGGAGGGTGATAGAACAGACAAATTTCCTGTGCGGGCGTTACTGCAATCATGTCTAGAAAAAATAGGAACTGATGTTCGTGTAAGATGTGAAGATCGCTCATTTGATGAACTCACCCGTGATTGCCCGTTTAGCAGAGAAGTGTGCGAAGAAGTGAAGAAGTCATTTCAGTCTTTAGACAATCCTTTTAAGGTATTTTATGATGGAATTATTGGCCCAATTGTTGACATGCTTGGACCTCAAGACGACGAGATGGTCATTGTTCCTGATGGTGCGCTGTGCTTTACTCCATGGGCCGCAGTTAATGAATCGATTAGGATTCGCACTGTTCCATCTcttacaagttatcaattgatcttaaATGTACCCGAAGGCCATCACAAGAAAACAGGGGCGCTCTTGGTCGGAAATCCTtgcttgaaagatttgaaggGAGTCTGGCATGACTTACCATGTGCTCAAAAGGAAGTAGAATCAattgcatcaattctcaaCACGACACCTCTAGTCGGGagacaggcaacaaaagctgaagtgatgaaacagatgtcgtcagttggtttaattcatattgctgcCCACGGAGACGAACTCACTGGAGAAATTGCCTTGTCCCCAAACCCTGGATGGACTTCACAATTCCCTCAGAAGAaggattttattttaaaaatgtccgATGTGCAGGCTGCCAAtcttcgagctcgtcttgtggtcttaagttgctgtcacagtggacgaggcagaATCTTGAAGGGCgagggtgtggtcggtatcgcacgtgccttcttggcagctggtgctcgttctgtgttggtggccctgtgggcaatagatgacgaagcgaccatggtgttcatgaaaagtttctaccgacacctgaaggaaggaaaacccGCCAGTGTTGCTGTTCACCAATCGATAAAATGCCTTCGGGAATCTAAGGAGTTTTCTGAGATGAGGCactgggctccattccaacttatcggagatgacGTGAAGATTGAGTTCAAGGTGGATGATGAtgtcaaagaatga